The Brevibacterium atlanticum genome segment CCAGCTCGGTGCCGGTCCAACCGCTCAGAATCCACGACGAACCCCAGGAAAGGAACACGATGACCGACTTCATCGATCTCGACCCCGATACACTCACCTTCGCCGAGGTGGTCGACGTCGCCCGCCACGACGCGAAGGTCTCCCTGTCCGAGACCACCCTGGCCCGGGTGAACAAATACCGCGAAGCCATCGATGCCCTCGCCTCCGCCCCGAAGCCCGTCTACGGAGTCTCGACCGGATTCGGCGCCCTCGCCCAGCGGCACATCCCCGCCGAGCTGCGCACCCAGCTGCAGAAGTCCCTCATCCGCTCCCACGCCGCCGGCGTCGGTGACCCCGTCGAACGCGAGGTCGTCCGCGCCCTCATGCTGCTGCGCGCCCGGACCCTGGCCACCGGTCGGGCCGGAGTCCGCGCCGAGGTGCTCCAGACCTACGTCGACCTCCTCAACGCCGGAATCACTCCCGTCGTCCACGAATACGGATCGCTCGGCTGCTCGGGCGACCTCGCACCACTGTCGGCCTGCGCGCTCGTCGTCATGGGCGAAGGTGTGGCCGAAGGCCCCGACGGCGTTGCCGGACCGGCCGATGAGATCCTCGCCGCCGCCGGCATCACCCCCGTCACGCTCGCGGAGAAGGAGGGCCTCGCGCTCGTCAACGGCACCGACGGCATGCTCGGCATGCTCATCATGGCGCTGACCGACCTCGAGAACCTCCTCACCGCCGTCGACGTGTCCGCGGCCATGAGCATCGAGGGACTCTTCGGCACCGACGCCGTCTTCGCCCCCGAACTCCACTACGCCCTGCGTCCGCACGACGGTCAGGCCGCCTCAGCGGCGAACATGCTCGCCTCGCTCGCCGACTCCGGCATCACTGCCAGCCACCGCGATTCCACCCACCTCGTCCAGGACGCCTACTCGATGCGCTGCGCCCCGCAGGTCAACGGCGCCGCCCGCGACGCCGTCGCCTTCGCCACCGGAGTCGCCGAACGCGAACTGCGCGCGGCCATCGACAACCCGGTCGTGCTCACCAACGGCATGGTGTCCTCGAACGGCAACTTCCACGGCGCACCCCTGGCCCACGCGCTCGACTTCCTCGCCATCGTCGCTGCCGACGTCGCCTCGATGTCCGAACGCCGCACCGACCGGATGATGGATGTGGCCCGCAACCAGGACCTCACGCCGTTCCTCGCCGACGACGCCGGTGTCGACTCGGGACTGATGATCGCCCACTACACCCAGGCGGCCATGGTCTCCGAAGCCAAGCGCGGCGCGACCCCGGCCTCGGTCGACTCGATCCCGTCCTCGGCAATGCAGGAGGACCACGTGTCC includes the following:
- the hutH gene encoding histidine ammonia-lyase yields the protein MTDFIDLDPDTLTFAEVVDVARHDAKVSLSETTLARVNKYREAIDALASAPKPVYGVSTGFGALAQRHIPAELRTQLQKSLIRSHAAGVGDPVEREVVRALMLLRARTLATGRAGVRAEVLQTYVDLLNAGITPVVHEYGSLGCSGDLAPLSACALVVMGEGVAEGPDGVAGPADEILAAAGITPVTLAEKEGLALVNGTDGMLGMLIMALTDLENLLTAVDVSAAMSIEGLFGTDAVFAPELHYALRPHDGQAASAANMLASLADSGITASHRDSTHLVQDAYSMRCAPQVNGAARDAVAFATGVAERELRAAIDNPVVLTNGMVSSNGNFHGAPLAHALDFLAIVAADVASMSERRTDRMMDVARNQDLTPFLADDAGVDSGLMIAHYTQAAMVSEAKRGATPASVDSIPSSAMQEDHVSMGWSAARKLRKVVDNLASVIGIELYAASRACDMREAAPAAVTGAVISAIRETVPGPGPDRFLSPELAETIAKVKDGSLVAAAEAVAPLTHTVTSAAGTWQPAGGGPAVNDPEFTALGNLDAAAEASGTAAATTHKD